From a region of the Myxococcus fulvus genome:
- a CDS encoding bifunctional nuclease family protein, translating to MRTPNRATFFFAPLSALLLALGGTLLLPAFTAPGAVAATLPGTTGQPCITEHGGDPKACSELVELEVQDVVPLMEAQTHAVVLTTKDRQVVLPVFVDEASAVSIAFRLAKREPPQPLAQDLLDNVVDELGGKVTEVRIDDLRDNVYSGRVFLEQGAKKMTLEARPSDSIAMALTSHARIRVTRKVLTLAGISREEIESLQGGGPGVGGSGPGGLMDEPAPMPPPGMPAPGSAPPIDMDAEVLPPGHPPLGGPKGTGKTIEL from the coding sequence GTGAGAACACCCAACCGCGCCACTTTCTTCTTCGCCCCCCTCTCGGCGCTGTTGCTGGCGCTGGGGGGGACGTTGCTGCTCCCCGCCTTCACGGCGCCCGGTGCTGTCGCAGCCACCCTGCCTGGCACCACCGGCCAACCCTGCATCACCGAGCACGGGGGCGACCCCAAGGCCTGCTCGGAGCTCGTCGAACTGGAAGTCCAGGACGTCGTGCCGCTGATGGAGGCCCAGACGCACGCGGTGGTCCTCACCACCAAGGACCGCCAGGTGGTGCTGCCCGTCTTCGTGGACGAGGCCTCCGCCGTCTCCATCGCCTTCCGCCTGGCCAAGCGCGAGCCGCCGCAGCCGCTGGCCCAGGACCTCCTGGACAACGTCGTGGACGAGCTGGGCGGCAAGGTGACGGAGGTCCGCATCGACGACCTGCGCGACAACGTCTACTCGGGTCGCGTGTTCCTGGAGCAGGGCGCGAAGAAGATGACGCTGGAGGCCCGGCCCTCGGACTCCATCGCCATGGCGCTCACCAGCCACGCGCGCATCCGCGTCACGCGCAAGGTGCTCACGCTGGCGGGCATCAGCCGCGAGGAGATCGAGTCCCTCCAGGGCGGCGGCCCCGGCGTGGGCGGCAGCGGCCCGGGCGGCCTCATGGACGAGCCCGCCCCCATGCCTCCTCCGGGCATGCCCGCCCCGGGCAGCGCGCCCCCCATCGACATGGACGCGGAGGTGCTGCCACCGGGTCACCCACCGCTGGGCGGGCCCAAGGGCACGGGGAAGACCATCGAGCTGTGA
- a CDS encoding AMP-dependent synthetase/ligase, whose amino-acid sequence MDLPKTMVHALHDRAAQHEHRPALWTRRGRAYVPTSWFEYAQKVKAFALGLRSLGYGAGQPLGIISFNREEWHVADLAAMAMGGVPVGLYTTSALEQLEYILGHCEATVLVVENEKHLATGLALKARLPKLRHIIALDVPEGPLPEGVWRYSEVLARGTGVDDKPYWDSVNALQPEALCTLIYTSGTTGHPKGVMLSHHNIAWTSRQLIMAVEFGKQDGVILSYLPLSHIAEQVISLHSPLMLGVQVYFADSVEAMPGNLKDVRPTFFFGVPRVWEKFRAKAEEGLRSQPPLKRRIVSWARGVASEYHSRAQRHERIPVTLDAQYKLAQRLVFEPLKARIGMERVDFFATAAAPIAREVLEFFASIDIFIHEVWGMTEVSGPGTVNTQEATHLGTVGRAMIGVEVRIAEDGEILVKGGNVCMGYYKNPEATAELLEGGWLHSGDVGQLDGEGYLHITGRKKEIIVTSGGKKTAPGNIEELLKSLPAVGNAVVVGERRNFLVALLALDVEKVRALAKEKGWPEDVGTLARDARLRQLLQEKLDRDINPKLSRFETIKRFAVLEQELSVDAGDLTPTLKVRRKAVEQKHAALIESLYAELGAAHTG is encoded by the coding sequence ATGGACCTCCCGAAGACGATGGTGCATGCCCTCCATGACCGGGCCGCGCAGCATGAGCATCGGCCGGCCCTCTGGACGCGTCGAGGACGCGCCTATGTCCCCACCTCCTGGTTCGAGTACGCCCAGAAGGTCAAGGCCTTCGCCCTGGGCCTGAGGAGCCTGGGCTACGGCGCGGGCCAGCCGTTGGGCATCATCAGCTTCAACCGCGAGGAGTGGCACGTCGCGGACCTGGCCGCCATGGCCATGGGCGGGGTGCCGGTGGGCCTGTACACCACCAGCGCGCTCGAGCAGCTCGAGTACATCCTGGGCCACTGTGAGGCCACCGTCCTCGTCGTGGAGAACGAGAAGCACCTGGCCACGGGCCTGGCGCTCAAGGCCCGGCTGCCCAAGCTGCGCCACATCATCGCCCTGGACGTGCCGGAGGGGCCCCTGCCCGAGGGCGTGTGGCGCTACTCGGAGGTGCTGGCGCGAGGCACGGGCGTGGACGACAAGCCCTACTGGGACAGCGTCAACGCGCTCCAGCCGGAGGCGCTGTGTACGCTCATCTACACCTCCGGGACGACGGGCCACCCCAAGGGGGTGATGCTCAGCCACCACAACATCGCCTGGACGTCGCGCCAGCTCATCATGGCGGTGGAGTTCGGCAAGCAGGACGGCGTCATCCTCTCGTATCTGCCGCTGTCGCACATCGCCGAGCAGGTCATCTCGCTGCACAGCCCGTTGATGCTGGGCGTCCAGGTGTACTTCGCCGACTCGGTGGAGGCGATGCCGGGCAACCTCAAGGACGTGCGCCCCACGTTCTTCTTCGGCGTGCCGCGCGTGTGGGAGAAGTTCCGGGCCAAGGCGGAGGAGGGCCTTCGCTCGCAGCCCCCGCTCAAGCGCCGCATCGTCTCCTGGGCGCGCGGCGTGGCCTCCGAGTACCACTCCCGGGCCCAGCGCCACGAGCGCATCCCCGTGACGCTGGACGCGCAGTACAAGCTCGCGCAGCGGCTGGTGTTCGAGCCGCTCAAGGCCCGCATCGGCATGGAGCGGGTGGACTTCTTCGCCACCGCGGCGGCGCCCATCGCCCGGGAGGTGCTGGAGTTCTTCGCCTCCATCGACATCTTCATCCACGAGGTGTGGGGCATGACGGAGGTGTCCGGCCCGGGCACCGTCAACACCCAGGAGGCCACGCACCTGGGCACCGTGGGGCGCGCCATGATTGGCGTGGAGGTGCGCATCGCCGAGGACGGGGAGATCCTCGTCAAGGGCGGCAACGTGTGCATGGGCTACTACAAGAACCCGGAGGCCACCGCGGAGCTGTTGGAGGGCGGGTGGCTGCACTCGGGGGACGTGGGCCAGCTCGACGGCGAGGGCTACCTGCACATCACCGGCCGCAAGAAGGAGATCATCGTCACCTCCGGCGGGAAGAAGACGGCCCCGGGCAACATCGAGGAGCTGCTCAAGTCCCTGCCCGCGGTGGGCAACGCGGTGGTGGTGGGCGAGCGGCGCAACTTCCTGGTGGCCCTGCTGGCGCTGGATGTGGAGAAGGTGCGCGCCCTGGCCAAGGAGAAGGGCTGGCCCGAGGACGTGGGCACGCTCGCCCGCGACGCGCGCCTGCGGCAGCTGCTCCAGGAGAAGCTGGACCGGGACATCAACCCGAAGCTGTCCCGCTTCGAGACCATCAAGCGCTTCGCGGTGCTGGAGCAGGAGCTCTCCGTGGACGCCGGTGACTTGACGCCCACGCTGAAGGTCCGCCGCAAGGCCGTGGAGCAGAAGCACGCGGCGCTCATCGAGTCGCTCTACGCGGAGCTCGGCGCGGCCCACACGGGCTGA
- a CDS encoding citrate synthase: MPKDTLTITDNRTGKTYEVPVEHGCIRTNALRQIKVSDDDFGLMGYDPAFLNTANCKSAITFIDGDKGILEYRGYPIEQLAEKSSYLEVAYLLLNGELPTPKELEQFVHLVTHHTFVHENVKSFMDGFRYDAHPMSMLGSTVAALSSFYPDAKNTKDALSRRIQITRLIAKMPTLAAFSYRHTMGLPYIYPDNDLSYVANFLAMVKRIGTTTYKVHPVLERALDVLFILHADHEQNCSTTSVRTVGSSEVDPYSAVTAGIGALYGPLHGGANEAVLRMLREIGHISKVPDFIKSVKSGEGEKKLMGFGHRVYKSYDPRAKVIKRVADEVFEVTGKNPLLELAVELERIALQDEYFVKRKLYPNVDFYSGLIYEAMGFQAEMFPVLFAIPRTVGWCAQWEEMVLDSEQKIARPRQVYTGQKRRDYVPMDKRAVK, from the coding sequence ATGCCCAAGGACACGCTGACGATCACCGACAATCGGACCGGCAAGACGTACGAGGTCCCGGTCGAGCACGGCTGTATTCGCACCAACGCCCTCCGCCAGATCAAGGTCTCGGACGATGACTTCGGTCTGATGGGCTACGACCCGGCGTTCCTCAACACCGCGAACTGTAAGAGCGCCATCACCTTCATCGACGGTGACAAGGGCATCCTGGAGTACCGCGGCTACCCCATCGAGCAGCTGGCCGAGAAGTCCAGCTATCTGGAGGTTGCCTACCTCCTGCTGAACGGTGAGCTCCCCACCCCGAAGGAGCTGGAGCAGTTCGTCCACCTGGTCACGCACCACACGTTCGTGCACGAGAACGTGAAGTCCTTCATGGACGGGTTCCGCTACGACGCGCACCCCATGTCCATGCTGGGCTCCACCGTGGCCGCGCTGTCCAGCTTCTACCCGGACGCGAAGAACACCAAGGATGCGCTCAGCCGCCGCATCCAGATCACCCGGCTCATCGCCAAGATGCCCACCCTGGCCGCGTTCTCCTACCGGCACACGATGGGCCTGCCCTACATCTACCCGGACAATGACCTGTCCTACGTCGCCAACTTCCTGGCGATGGTGAAGCGCATCGGCACCACGACCTACAAGGTCCACCCGGTGCTGGAGCGCGCGCTGGACGTGCTCTTCATCCTCCACGCGGACCACGAGCAGAACTGCTCGACGACGTCCGTGCGCACGGTGGGCTCGTCGGAAGTGGACCCGTACTCGGCCGTCACGGCGGGCATCGGCGCCCTCTACGGCCCGCTGCACGGCGGCGCCAACGAGGCGGTGCTGCGCATGCTCCGTGAGATCGGCCACATCTCCAAGGTCCCGGACTTCATCAAGTCCGTGAAGAGCGGCGAGGGCGAGAAGAAGCTGATGGGCTTCGGCCACCGCGTCTACAAGTCCTACGACCCGCGCGCCAAGGTCATCAAGCGCGTGGCGGACGAGGTCTTCGAGGTGACGGGCAAGAACCCGCTGCTGGAGCTGGCCGTGGAGCTGGAGCGCATCGCGCTGCAGGACGAGTACTTCGTCAAGCGCAAGCTCTACCCGAACGTCGACTTCTACTCCGGCCTCATCTACGAGGCGATGGGCTTCCAGGCCGAGATGTTCCCCGTCCTCTTCGCCATCCCCCGCACGGTGGGCTGGTGCGCGCAGTGGGAGGAGATGGTCCTGGACTCCGAGCAGAAGATCGCCCGTCCGCGTCAGGTCTACACGGGCCAGAAGCGCCGGGACTACGTCCCCATGGACAAGCGCGCCGTGAAGTAG
- a CDS encoding 3-phosphoshikimate 1-carboxyvinyltransferase, giving the protein MSASTRRIVVETSGLKASPLTPPVSKSDAQRALVLGHLTGSWPLPSVQAESDEDLPADVRVLRRGVEALRLPAGPVRDVDCADGGAPFRILATQVAVTPGARVRLTGTPRLGERPHGPLFTSLKDALGPAGLTLTEGHPWPVELAAPTDTSSVTPVFRVPGSQSSQYASSLLLGCAALYLRERRAWSVDIEGTLTSAGYLDLTLTWLERFGFELQKSASRYTVSGYTPPPSVPTLPGDWSSLGYLLLVAWKAGGTVERADAASAHPDQAILRLIEQVGLTTEPASGAHVLKVTGRPAGGLRASGKECPDLLPTLAALACVLPEPSTLTDVGILRLKESDRLEGIRDLVTAYGGKAELKDDTLLLTPPSTPPARFEMDSRGDHRLAMTAATLSVLSGVTLVLTGPECVEKSFPGFWRQLIRSGVRISASP; this is encoded by the coding sequence GTGAGCGCCAGCACCCGCCGCATCGTGGTGGAGACCTCGGGCCTGAAGGCCTCGCCCCTCACGCCGCCCGTGTCCAAGTCGGACGCGCAGCGGGCGCTGGTGCTCGGCCACCTCACCGGCTCCTGGCCCCTGCCCTCCGTGCAGGCCGAGTCCGACGAGGACCTCCCCGCCGACGTGCGCGTGCTGCGCCGGGGCGTGGAGGCCCTGCGCCTTCCGGCCGGCCCCGTGCGCGACGTGGACTGCGCCGACGGTGGCGCCCCGTTCCGCATCCTGGCCACCCAGGTCGCGGTGACGCCGGGCGCGCGCGTGCGCCTCACCGGCACCCCTCGCCTGGGCGAGCGTCCCCACGGGCCGCTCTTCACGTCGCTGAAGGACGCGCTCGGCCCCGCGGGGCTCACCCTCACCGAGGGGCACCCCTGGCCGGTGGAGCTCGCCGCGCCCACGGACACCTCCTCCGTCACGCCCGTGTTCCGCGTCCCCGGCTCGCAGAGCAGCCAGTACGCCTCCAGCCTCCTGTTGGGCTGCGCGGCGCTGTACCTGCGCGAGCGCCGCGCGTGGAGCGTGGACATCGAGGGCACGCTGACGAGCGCGGGCTACCTGGACCTCACGCTGACGTGGCTGGAGCGCTTCGGCTTCGAGCTCCAGAAGTCCGCCTCCCGCTACACCGTCTCCGGCTACACCCCGCCGCCGAGCGTCCCCACGCTCCCGGGCGACTGGTCCTCGCTGGGCTACCTGCTGCTCGTGGCCTGGAAGGCCGGCGGCACCGTGGAGCGCGCGGACGCAGCCAGCGCCCATCCGGACCAGGCCATCCTCCGGCTCATCGAGCAGGTGGGCCTGACGACGGAGCCCGCGTCGGGGGCACACGTCCTGAAGGTGACGGGACGGCCCGCGGGGGGCCTGCGGGCTTCGGGCAAGGAGTGCCCGGACCTGTTGCCGACCCTGGCGGCGCTCGCCTGTGTGCTCCCCGAGCCCTCCACCCTCACGGACGTCGGAATCCTCCGACTGAAGGAGAGCGACCGATTGGAAGGCATCCGGGACCTGGTGACGGCCTACGGCGGCAAGGCGGAGCTGAAGGACGACACCCTCCTCCTGACGCCCCCGTCCACGCCGCCCGCCCGCTTCGAGATGGACAGCCGGGGTGACCACCGGCTCGCCATGACGGCCGCGACCCTGAGCGTGCTGTCCGGAGTGACCCTCGTCCTCACCGGCCCCGAGTGTGTCGAGAAGAGCTTTCCGGGCTTCTGGCGGCAGCTCATCCGCTCGGGCGTCCGCATTTCAGCGTCCCCGTAG
- a CDS encoding 3-dehydroquinate synthase yields the protein MTPYPPGAYRPPNDRWGPFTRLAKRLPEGSLAVVDRTVARLHPTLIPALEARAPRAIVQMVGGESAKSFAALEKVLAAGLSLPRSGTLVAVGGGTVGDVSTVAAHLLKRGVRLVQVPTTLLAAVDSSLGGKGAVDLTVKGRVVKNPAGVFHYADESWICPELFASLSPTQVREGSLEAWKMVISLDAALFRRYTRTPPALEKLVKHARGLKEKVCAQDPYEFQGLRRVLNFGHTFGHVLESVSHFKLSHGDAVGLGILLALDVGRHLGVTPEPIAAQAEAALVNGPGVLGRERVAQLLRPTSLKTITTLLDADKKAGAKGELRMVLLTAIGATEVRDVGPQTWRALWPAWTKAVRP from the coding sequence ATGACCCCCTACCCTCCCGGCGCCTACCGTCCACCCAACGATCGCTGGGGACCCTTCACCCGACTCGCCAAACGCCTCCCCGAGGGGAGCCTCGCGGTGGTGGACCGCACCGTCGCCAGGCTCCACCCGACGCTCATCCCCGCGCTCGAGGCCCGCGCGCCGCGCGCCATCGTCCAGATGGTGGGCGGTGAGAGCGCCAAGAGCTTCGCGGCGCTGGAGAAGGTGCTCGCCGCGGGCCTGTCCCTGCCACGCTCGGGCACGCTCGTCGCCGTGGGCGGCGGCACCGTGGGAGACGTCTCCACCGTGGCCGCGCACCTGCTCAAGCGCGGCGTGCGGCTGGTGCAGGTGCCCACCACGTTGCTCGCCGCCGTCGACAGCAGCCTCGGCGGCAAGGGCGCGGTGGACCTCACCGTGAAGGGCCGCGTGGTGAAGAACCCCGCCGGCGTCTTCCACTACGCCGACGAGTCGTGGATCTGCCCGGAGCTGTTCGCCTCGCTGTCGCCCACGCAGGTGCGTGAGGGCTCGCTCGAGGCGTGGAAGATGGTCATCAGCCTGGATGCGGCCCTGTTCCGCCGCTACACGCGCACGCCCCCCGCGCTGGAGAAGCTCGTCAAGCACGCGCGCGGCCTCAAGGAGAAGGTCTGCGCCCAGGACCCGTACGAGTTCCAGGGCCTGCGCCGGGTGCTCAACTTCGGCCACACCTTCGGCCACGTGCTGGAGAGCGTGTCCCACTTCAAGCTGTCCCACGGCGACGCGGTGGGACTGGGCATCCTCCTGGCCCTGGACGTGGGCCGCCACCTGGGCGTCACCCCCGAGCCCATCGCCGCCCAGGCGGAGGCGGCGCTGGTCAACGGCCCCGGCGTCCTTGGCCGCGAGCGCGTGGCCCAATTGCTTCGCCCCACGTCGCTCAAGACCATCACCACGCTCCTCGACGCCGACAAGAAGGCCGGCGCGAAGGGCGAGCTGCGCATGGTGCTGCTGACGGCCATCGGCGCCACCGAGGTCCGCGACGTGGGCCCACAGACGTGGCGCGCGCTGTGGCCCGCGTGGACGAAGGCGGTGCGCCCGTGA
- the aroC gene encoding chorismate synthase, translating into MNTFGVLFRLTTFGESHGPALGAVVDGCPAGVPLTSARIQAALDRRRPGQSALVTPRNEPDQVEILSGVFEDKTLGTPIAAIVRNTNQRSGDYKELKQVDRPGHADAVWRERYKHRDHRGGGRTSGRETLCRVIGGTIAEAYLERDMPALRTVAYVSQVGDLVASVPAPGLTRAMVDAHPTRCPDEAVREEMSRRILAAKEAGDSLGGSIDIRVEGLPVGLGEPIFGKIKALIAQALGSVGAVTGVVWGPPDLMQRIGQPGTQFHSVKDVYGGIQGGLTNGEPLQVRAYFKPPATLADHAKGGRHDPCIMPRAVPVLESMVSLVIADLVQQMNARPNTP; encoded by the coding sequence ATGAACACCTTCGGCGTCCTCTTTCGCTTGACGACCTTTGGCGAGAGCCACGGCCCCGCGCTCGGCGCGGTGGTGGACGGCTGCCCCGCGGGTGTGCCGCTCACGAGCGCGCGCATCCAGGCCGCGTTGGACCGCCGCCGTCCGGGCCAGTCCGCGCTCGTCACGCCTCGCAACGAGCCGGACCAGGTGGAGATCCTCTCCGGCGTGTTCGAGGACAAGACGCTCGGCACGCCCATCGCCGCCATCGTCCGCAACACCAACCAGCGCTCCGGTGACTACAAGGAGCTCAAGCAGGTGGACCGGCCCGGCCACGCGGACGCCGTGTGGCGCGAGCGCTACAAGCACCGCGACCACCGCGGCGGCGGGCGCACCAGCGGCCGCGAGACGCTCTGCCGCGTCATCGGCGGCACCATCGCCGAGGCGTACCTGGAGCGGGACATGCCCGCGCTGCGCACCGTCGCGTACGTGTCCCAGGTGGGCGACCTCGTCGCCTCCGTGCCCGCTCCGGGCCTGACGCGCGCCATGGTCGACGCGCACCCCACGCGCTGCCCCGATGAGGCCGTGCGCGAGGAGATGTCCCGCCGCATCCTCGCCGCCAAGGAGGCTGGAGACAGCCTGGGCGGCTCCATCGACATCCGCGTGGAGGGCCTGCCGGTGGGACTGGGCGAGCCCATCTTCGGGAAGATCAAGGCGCTCATCGCCCAGGCCCTGGGCAGCGTGGGCGCCGTCACCGGCGTCGTCTGGGGCCCTCCGGACCTGATGCAGCGCATCGGCCAGCCGGGCACCCAGTTCCACTCGGTGAAGGACGTCTACGGCGGCATCCAGGGCGGGCTCACCAACGGCGAGCCACTCCAGGTCCGCGCCTACTTCAAACCCCCAGCGACGCTGGCGGACCACGCGAAGGGTGGCCGTCACGACCCGTGCATCATGCCCCGCGCCGTTCCGGTGCTGGAGTCCATGGTGTCCCTGGTCATCGCAGACCTCGTCCAACAGATGAACGCACGCCCCAACACGCCATGA
- a CDS encoding shikimate dehydrogenase — MTPARRIVTLPPTLLGPDAVHFARGCQRRGADVLEIRTDLHAPDAVDAAALADVLPLLVSERGKPLPPAWVAAAWRVDRDLMDATGQQGSLDAPSGKLLASHHADRQLTTDEALALWSRELPSDALVKHVEPMKDPAHVSVLLETQRRLGERFGVSRVTVLGMGAVALPARAVLARNNLLDYVAAGGSWVAAPGQRLLDDAVREWKGADRTTLPAPLRLGIFGTSITHSRSPRIHRQPFDRIDLPEDGPVEAVLDSLVPHYGGFAVTSPFKLRLAKHTGSSLDAINTLVRRGSRWESFNTDTEGARKVLERLDAKDVIVLGDGGATSALRTVAAERGQALRVLRRADIQGPVTGAVVWTWPDRVAPPDSLRFERARVAVIAYGAPGRRIAAEITRRGGTPVLLGAAWFVAQARRQRQLWETAT; from the coding sequence GTGACGCCCGCCCGGCGCATCGTGACGCTGCCCCCCACCCTGCTCGGCCCCGACGCCGTGCACTTCGCCCGGGGGTGCCAGCGTCGCGGCGCCGACGTGCTGGAGATTCGCACCGATTTGCACGCCCCCGACGCCGTGGACGCCGCCGCGCTCGCGGACGTGCTGCCGCTGCTCGTGTCCGAGAGAGGCAAGCCCCTTCCTCCCGCCTGGGTCGCCGCCGCGTGGCGCGTGGACCGGGACCTGATGGACGCCACCGGGCAGCAGGGCTCGCTCGACGCGCCCTCCGGAAAGCTGCTCGCGTCGCACCACGCGGACCGGCAGCTCACCACCGACGAGGCGCTCGCGCTGTGGTCTCGCGAGCTTCCCTCGGACGCACTGGTGAAGCATGTGGAGCCCATGAAGGACCCGGCCCACGTCTCCGTCCTCCTGGAGACGCAGCGACGGCTGGGCGAGCGCTTCGGCGTGTCGCGCGTCACCGTGCTGGGCATGGGCGCGGTGGCGCTGCCGGCGCGCGCGGTGCTGGCCCGCAACAACCTGCTCGACTACGTGGCCGCAGGCGGCTCATGGGTCGCCGCTCCTGGACAGCGGCTGCTCGACGACGCCGTGCGCGAGTGGAAGGGCGCGGACCGCACGACGCTCCCCGCGCCCCTGCGCCTGGGCATCTTCGGGACGTCCATCACCCACTCCCGCTCCCCCCGCATCCACCGCCAGCCGTTCGACCGCATCGACCTCCCCGAGGACGGGCCCGTCGAGGCGGTGCTCGACTCGCTCGTGCCGCACTATGGCGGCTTCGCCGTCACCAGCCCCTTCAAGCTGCGGTTGGCGAAGCACACGGGCTCGTCGCTGGACGCCATCAACACCCTGGTCCGTCGGGGCTCCAGGTGGGAGTCCTTCAACACCGACACCGAGGGCGCCCGAAAGGTGCTGGAGCGCCTGGACGCGAAGGACGTCATCGTCCTGGGCGACGGCGGGGCGACCTCCGCGCTGCGCACCGTGGCCGCCGAGCGTGGACAGGCGCTGCGAGTCCTGCGCCGGGCCGACATCCAGGGGCCGGTGACGGGGGCCGTCGTGTGGACCTGGCCGGACCGGGTGGCCCCACCGGATTCCCTGCGATTCGAGCGAGCACGCGTCGCGGTGATCGCGTACGGTGCGCCCGGCCGACGCATCGCGGCGGAGATCACGCGGCGCGGCGGCACCCCGGTCCTGCTGGGTGCGGCGTGGTTCGTCGCGCAGGCCCGGCGACAGCGCCAGCTTTGGGAGACCGCGACATGA
- a CDS encoding shikimate kinase, whose amino-acid sequence MSASSAEPRRHLVEHVLSSVDPRLTPALRDALTRPGPTPRPAAGQTVVLGGHRGAGKSTLLPRVARLLGRTGVDLDTHLERTHGRPLRTWVAQAPSEFRAAERRALLELPPGGLVAVGGGFLSHHPDALAGAFTLIIPVTFETYRERLLTDRTRPRLRPEVSLEEEIASIFHEREALHARVPTIALVDFLRGCLHPEEVL is encoded by the coding sequence ATGTCGGCCTCGTCCGCTGAGCCGCGGCGACACCTCGTCGAGCATGTCCTCTCCTCGGTGGACCCCCGGCTCACGCCGGCACTGAGGGACGCCCTCACGCGCCCGGGGCCCACGCCCCGTCCCGCGGCGGGGCAGACCGTGGTGCTGGGTGGCCACCGGGGCGCTGGCAAGTCCACGCTGCTGCCTCGCGTGGCCCGGCTCCTCGGGCGCACCGGCGTGGACCTGGACACGCACCTGGAACGCACGCACGGACGTCCGCTGCGCACCTGGGTGGCCCAGGCCCCTTCCGAGTTCCGCGCCGCCGAGCGACGCGCGCTGCTGGAGCTGCCGCCCGGTGGGCTCGTGGCCGTGGGCGGCGGGTTCCTGTCGCATCACCCGGACGCGCTCGCCGGCGCCTTCACCCTCATCATCCCCGTGACGTTCGAGACCTACCGCGAGCGGCTGCTCACGGACCGGACGCGGCCCCGGCTGCGACCGGAGGTCTCCCTGGAAGAGGAGATCGCCTCCATCTTCCACGAGCGCGAGGCCCTGCACGCCCGCGTTCCCACCATCGCCCTGGTGGACTTCCTCCGGGGCTGCCTGCATCCCGAGGAGGTCTTGTGA
- the ubiE gene encoding bifunctional demethylmenaquinone methyltransferase/2-methoxy-6-polyprenyl-1,4-benzoquinol methylase UbiE, with product MSTEVRQMFSSIATKYDVTNEVLSFGIHRLWRRTAVRLSQAKPGDSVLDCASGTGDLALAFKRKVGATGHVIGTDFCAEMLESGPAKAAKAGLPVDFQVADAMDLPFEDNRFDVASIAFGIRNVDDPVKCLKEMGRVVKPGGRVVVLEFGQPTGAFGALFRFYSKTVMPTVGGLLTGNRAAYEYLPRTSAAFPAGERFLSLMDQSGAYAERSAHPLTFGTANVYVGLVR from the coding sequence ATGAGCACCGAAGTCCGTCAGATGTTCTCCTCCATCGCCACGAAGTACGACGTGACGAACGAGGTCCTGTCGTTCGGCATCCATCGTCTGTGGCGACGGACGGCGGTGCGCCTGAGCCAGGCGAAGCCGGGGGACAGCGTCCTCGACTGCGCCTCCGGCACGGGTGACCTCGCGCTCGCGTTCAAGCGCAAGGTGGGCGCCACGGGCCACGTGATTGGCACCGACTTCTGCGCGGAGATGCTGGAGAGCGGTCCGGCCAAGGCGGCGAAGGCGGGGCTCCCGGTGGACTTCCAGGTGGCCGACGCCATGGACCTGCCCTTCGAGGACAACCGCTTCGACGTGGCGTCCATCGCCTTCGGCATCCGCAACGTGGATGACCCGGTGAAGTGCCTGAAGGAGATGGGCCGCGTGGTGAAGCCGGGCGGCCGCGTCGTCGTGCTGGAGTTCGGCCAGCCCACGGGCGCGTTCGGCGCGCTGTTCCGCTTCTACAGCAAGACGGTGATGCCCACGGTGGGTGGGCTGCTCACGGGCAATCGCGCGGCGTATGAGTACCTGCCCCGCACGTCGGCGGCGTTCCCCGCGGGGGAGCGCTTCCTGTCGCTGATGGACCAGTCCGGCGCCTATGCGGAGCGAAGCGCGCATCCGCTGACGTTCGGAACGGCGAACGTGTATGTCGGCCTCGTCCGCTGA